The Gossypium arboreum isolate Shixiya-1 chromosome 2, ASM2569848v2, whole genome shotgun sequence region GTAGGGGAGCACGGTTCATTGTTAGAGCTGAAACTGTGAGTATAAACTACTTCCActttcttttgattttcttttgttttgtcttATGTTTTTTTGGTAAAAAAGGAGGCTTTAATGGTTGTTTAATCATTTAATCATATAATTTGAAAATTCGAGTATGCATTTCATATGTTTATTGCTGTATTTTGGCATTTGGATCGCTGTTCCAATCTGAATCTAACCTGATGATGTTGTATAATGGGCAGGATTATTATACTGTCCTTGGGGTGTCAAGAAATGCAAGTAAATCTGAAATTAAAAGTGGTATGCTGACTTACAAAACCTTGTTCGGCAACTATTCTATTTATTCCTTATATGATTGTTTACTGCATTTATGTGCTTATTTTGTTTGCTAATCTACttttttatttatgaattttcaACTTATTGACAGTAAGTTTACCCAGCTTTAATGGCTTCTATCTGGAAAGTTCTAGAACACTGATGCACAAACTTCAATTTTAAGGGAGGGTAGGTGTTGATAACATAAATCAAAGAGAATCTAGAGAGGATGGAAATAACATAAATCAAATAGAATCTAGAGAGGATGGATTAATCTGAAGTGAGGTTAATACTCATTCAAGGATAATAGGTAGACACAGTGAGCATGTATAAAAGTTGAAAAAGTCACTCCATAGCAAAATCAAGGTACCTTCTTGCAAGATTTAGAGAGAAATGTAAGAAAGTGTGGTGTTATGCACATTTAAGGTCCCTGCCAATGAAAAGGAAGTTTCTTTTAGTTGTTTCAACTATTTGAAGGAAAGTCTATGGTTATCCTACTTTTCTTGGAGATTCAAAATTGCAGAGCTGTACTTATGTACATGTAGAAGTGATTGATCATTATGTAAATTAGATTCTTTTGTTGTTATGAGTTCCACAAAAGGAAacttattttgttttattctttaGTGGCTACTTTCTGCTTTTATCTTTCATAATATTATCTTACTGATTTTAAATCTGTTGTTTTTTTCAGCTTATCGTAAGCTTGCTCGAAGTTATCATCCAGATGTGAACAAGTCAGTTGATAACCTTGTACCTCTTGCCTTTTAGTTATGGTTGTGTCTTCTAGTAAATTAGTTTCATGTGGTACCTTCGTCCAAAATGAGAtcttaaataatgtttagaaTGAGAATGTTGTTGCTGAAAGAACGAGAAAATGGAATAGTAGTCATAGATTTCCCAAGTCAGGTGTTTGTTGAGTTTTTTTCATATGTTTCATGTATTTATAAATGTAATTGCTTAAAGGGAGAGAATATAGAACAGTATTTTGAAGATTTCTGATTCTCACTGAATATTTTCTCTGAAAAGTTTGATGTTTTCAGTGTATGTTGCTAGTTAAAATATCTTCTTTAACCCACATATCTTTGAATTGTATTGCCTTTTCCCCCGCCCCCTCTGATCATATATTATTCTGCAGAGATCCTGGGGCAGAGACGAAGTTCAAGGAAATTAGCAATGCATATGAGGTAAGAGTTCTACATTGTGCTTACTATGGTTTTCATTTATATGTCTGAAATGCATCAGTCCCTAGTTCCCATGGTTATATCTGATCTTTGAGGTGCTTTATGTTGCTTAGGTCTTGTCAGATGATGAGAAGCGATCTCTGTATGACAAATATGGGGAGGCTGGACTTAAAGGCGCTGGTATGGGAATGGGGGTAAGTTAATTCTACTGATGCTGAATAAGATCATTCATTTCAAAATTGTTTTCCCTATATTTTCTCAACATTTCATTTTGACATTGATGGCATGGTTGCTTTGCCAGGATTTTAGCAATCCTTTTGATCTGTTTGAGTCGCTATTCGAGGGCATGGGGAGTATGGGCGGCATGGGCGGCATGGGCATGGGTGGACGAAGTTCCAGGAATAGAGCTGTTGATGGGCAGGATGAATATTACAGTCTTGTATTGAATTTCAAGGAAGCAGTTTTTGGAGTTGAGAAAGAAATTGAGATAACCCGACTAGAAAGCTGTGGAACATGCAATGGTTCAGGTGCAAAACCTGGAACAACACCATCCAAATGTACCACATGTGGTGGCCAAGGACAGGTTATCTCATCTGCAAGGACTCCATTGGGTGTCTTCCAGCAGGTAATGACATGTTCTTCTTGTGGGGGGACGGGGGAAATTTCTACCCCATGCAATACTTGTTCTGGTGATGGGCGGGTAAGGAGAACGAAGAGGATTAGTTTGAAAGTGCCAGCTGGTGTGGATTCCGGTAGTCGTTTAAGGGTCCGGTCTGAAGGAAATGCAGGAAGGAGAG contains the following coding sequences:
- the LOC108466949 gene encoding chaperone protein dnaJ A6, chloroplastic-like, giving the protein MAIIPCGSTFVAQWHIRPQLTTRSYVPNRIMTARLGVTSTMSYLRASNSGLFARDSLPLLSFVRPSQTSHHCRGARFIVRAETDYYTVLGVSRNASKSEIKSAYRKLARSYHPDVNKDPGAETKFKEISNAYEVLSDDEKRSLYDKYGEAGLKGAGMGMGDFSNPFDLFESLFEGMGSMGGMGGMGMGGRSSRNRAVDGQDEYYSLVLNFKEAVFGVEKEIEITRLESCGTCNGSGAKPGTTPSKCTTCGGQGQVISSARTPLGVFQQVMTCSSCGGTGEISTPCNTCSGDGRVRRTKRISLKVPAGVDSGSRLRVRSEGNAGRRGGSAGDLFVVIEVIPDPVLKRDDTNILYTCKVSYIDAILGTTIKVPTVDGMVDLKIPAGTQPNTTLVMAKKGVPVLNKTNMRGDQLVRVQVEIPKRLSSEEKKLIEELADLSKGKTASSRR